The Lysobacter luteus genome contains the following window.
GACGAGGACGCGCGCACCACCCGCACCATCGAGTCGCAGTCCGGCAGCGGCGAGGCGCTCGTGCAGGCACTGCTGAAATCGATCCAGCGCAATCCGCGCTCCAAGGCCGACATCGCCCAGCTCGCGCACGTCGCGATGGCCGGTGGCCGCCCCGAGCTCGGCCACGAGCTCTACGGCCGCGTGCTGGGCCAGATGGACTCCAACGACGGCCTGTACCGCGCCGTGTTGTGGAACTACGGCTGGGACCTGTTCCGCACCGGCGACGCCGCTGGCGCGCTCGCCCAATGGGACACCCTGCGCAAGTCGCGCAACATCAATGCCACCTGGATGCCGGCCACGTTCGCACTGGCGTTGTGGGAGCTCGACCGCCGCGACGAGGCGGTGCAGTGGTATGCGGCGGCCGTGCGCAGCGAGCCCGCGCGCTGGACCGGCGCCGACCAGTACGAGGCGCTGCTGCCGGACTGGCGCGAGCAGGAGCGCGCGACCCTGGCGGAGATCCAGCAGGCCTGGCAGGCCGATCCGCCCGCCTGGCGCTGAGCCACGCACCGCACGAAGACCCGGCCCCGGCCGGGTTTTTCGTATCCGCGCTGCGCGCTGCGGGCGCGCTCGCCGGGTCCGGCGGATTGGGTCTAAAGTGCGGTGGCTGGTCCGGCGCGACAGCACGGGGCGGCACCACGGGGGACGGCGGCAGGATCGAGGGGATGGGATGTCCATATCGGCACTGAGCGTGATGGTGGTCGAGGACCACGGCTTCCAACGCCGGATGGCGTTGCGGCTGCTGGAAAACCTCGGCATTGCCGG
Protein-coding sequences here:
- a CDS encoding tetratricopeptide repeat protein, whose translation is MHHFHKLLFAVLAFCATAGFAFAQTAPLVPTAEFYFDEDARTTRTIESQSGSGEALVQALLKSIQRNPRSKADIAQLAHVAMAGGRPELGHELYGRVLGQMDSNDGLYRAVLWNYGWDLFRTGDAAGALAQWDTLRKSRNINATWMPATFALALWELDRRDEAVQWYAAAVRSEPARWTGADQYEALLPDWREQERATLAEIQQAWQADPPAWR